A single Salvelinus sp. IW2-2015 unplaced genomic scaffold, ASM291031v2 Un_scaffold4417, whole genome shotgun sequence DNA region contains:
- the LOC112077260 gene encoding acidic leucine-rich nuclear phosphoprotein 32 family member B, giving the protein MDMKKRIHLELRNRTPSDVQELVLDNCRSNEGKMEGITEEFENLELLSLINVGLINVSNIPKLGKLKKLELSDNRISGGLEVLAERLVNLTHLNLSGNKFKDISTLEPLKKLPILKSLDLFNCEVTNLGDYRESIFKLLPQLTYLDGYDIEDCEASDSDGEGDGVEDEDDEEGEEGESEEEEDEEEDDEEVVAEEDDDSGESGEEGEVNGDVDDDDEDDDDEDDEEDEEDDSPVKGEKRKREPEDEDEDD; this is encoded by the exons ATGGACATGAAAAAGAGAATTCACCTAGAACTGAGAAATAGGACGCCGTCGGAT GTTCAGGAACTTGTCCTGGATAACTGTAGGTCGAACGAGGGGAAAATGGAGGGCATAACGGAGGAGTTTGAGAACCTGGAACTGTTGAGTCTCATCAACGTCGGCCTCATCAACGTCTCAAACATACCCAAACTGGGGAAATTAAAAAAG tTGGAGCTGAGTGACAACAGGATATCTGGTGGTTTGGAGGTGCTGGCTGAGAGGCTAGTGAACCTCACACACCTCAACCTCTCTGGGAACAAGTTCAAGGACATCAGCACACTGGAACCACTG AAAAAGCTTCCCATACTGAAGTCCCTGGACTTGTTTAACTGTGAGGTCACCAACCTGGGAGACTACAGAGAGAGCATCTTCAAGCTCCTCCCACAGCTCACGTACCTGGATGGCTACGATATCGAAGACTGCGAGGCCTCCGACTCGGACGGCGAGGGAGACGGGGTCGAGGATGAAGATGAYGAAG aaggggaggagggagagtctgaagaggaggaggatgaagaggaggatgacgaaGAGGTCGTTGCAGAGGAAGATGATGACAGTGGGGAGAGTGGAGAG gagggGGAGGTGAACGGAGATGTTGACGACGATGATGAAGACGACGATGACGAAGACGACGAAGAAGACG aagagGATGACTCTCCagtgaaaggagagaagaggaagagggagcctGAAGATGAGGATGAAGATGATTGA